The DNA segment GCATAATATCGCGTAGTATCGCGATATTCTTTTCAGAGAACGGAAGTTTACCGTCCAAAAGCTTATTCAAAAGAGCAACCTGCTCATCCGCGCTGATCTTGATGGATGTAGTATCCGGACGCGGAAGCCAGAAAATATCGATCCCTGATGAAATATCCTGTGAGCCGTAGCCGATCTTTTCAATATATTCCTTCATCCGGGCTTCGCCTATTTCCCACGCCAATATCTGATATGCAGGAACGGCCGACACCCGAAACGCCTCACGTAGCGTTAAGTCCTGATTCCACCCTTCTATATCACGCTTCACCTCATCCCACTTATACCACGGCTCATCAGCGTCCTTGATAAGCCCGAGCTCCAGCCCGATAAGAGTGTTGTAAATCTTGAATGTCGAACAGGGCGCAAGACGCTGGTTAGCGCGCGCGGGATTAATATTGACCATCTCACCGGTTGCGCGATTATAGATCACCAGAGCCGCGTCATACCCTTGCAAAAGAGACCTGTCGATCTCTTGAGCAAATGCAATCGCGCTCATAAGCAAAAATCCAACGATCAAAGTGAATTTTTTCATGCTCATTCCTTTTTATTCCCCAACCACTGCTTCGGCCAAGCTTCGCATCGCATTACTATAATCCTGCCACCGGCCATCCGAAAGTTTTTAGAAATACTTTCTTCATGCTATTATTTCAAAGGCATCTTTAACATCCATCCCTATGGTAATACCTAAGGTTTTTGCTTTCGAATTAACTTTGGTAATTTTTCTGTTTGGGAATCGCTCTAAATTGCCGATGGGATTATCAGGCGTACTTTCTACTATGGCAGCCGCTCCACCAAAAGCATCTATAATATCCAGATCAAAAACGCCGCACGTCAAAAATGCCTTTTTGCCGGCTACCAGTAGAATGCTAAAATTAGACCACTTAACCTGAACCCCTTCAACTAAACCATTCTTAGTCTGATATGATTTTTTGTAAATATCCATTTTCTGCCTCTTTCGCATTCACATATTCACGTAAGCACGTAAGGGACGGTTCTCGTCGCCATCCCAGACCTGTCCCCATTATACTTCTGTCATGTAGAAAGGGACAGGTCTAATCTCAGCTTCAGAACCGTCCCTAAATCATTTTGCTTCAACGATCATATAAACTGACACGCTATACCCCTTCCACAACTACCACATTCGTCCTGCTCGCTTTTTCGCGTAGCATGGCGATCGCCTTATACTCGGGCGAATGCCACCACGCGTTAAACTTATCAATCGATTCAAATTTTATCATGGTAATCCACGATGGGTTCCAATCGCCCGACGCTACGGTTATTTTCCCGCCGCGAGCCAGGTATTGTCCGCCGAATTTCTTAAGTGTCGGTGGAATCTTTTGGCTATACTCGTCGTACTTCTCCTTATTTACAATGTCTTTAACTTCCGCTATTAAGTAAACCGCCATTTTCGCCCTCCCTCGATCGTCGTCTCCTGATACCGGCGTCAGCCAATACCCTGTCGAGCCTTCTTCCGTTTACCAGCGCTACTTTTTGCGGCCTGGTCAATTGCTTGATCAGCTTCTCAAGCCTGAACGCCGGTTTAAACCGTTTATACTTTTTATGCCATACCAAATTTACCGGACGCCGGTCCCGTGTATATTTCGCGCCCTTACCGCTGTTATGTACCTTTAAACGGTTCTTCAGATCCGGCGTGTACCCGGTATAATATGTCCCGTCCTTGCACTCGACGATATATACATAAAACTTTCCGGTTCTCTTCATAAAAATAAACTCGTTAATACGCTAATCTTTGTTAATGATATTTATCATCTCATAAAGCCGGCCA comes from the Candidatus Omnitrophota bacterium genome and includes:
- a CDS encoding penicillin-binding transpeptidase domain-containing protein codes for the protein MKKFTLIVGFLLMSAIAFAQEIDRSLLQGYDAALVIYNRATGEMVNINPARANQRLAPCSTFKIYNTLIGLELGLIKDADEPWYKWDEVKRDIEGWNQDLTLREAFRVSAVPAYQILAWEIGEARMKEYIEKIGYGSQDISSGIDIFWLPRPDTTSIKISADEQVALLNKLLDGKLPFSEKNIAILRDIM
- a CDS encoding DUF1805 domain-containing protein, which encodes MDIYKKSYQTKNGLVEGVQVKWSNFSILLVAGKKAFLTCGVFDLDIIDAFGGAAAIVESTPDNPIGNLERFPNRKITKVNSKAKTLGITIGMDVKDAFEIIA
- a CDS encoding DUF1330 domain-containing protein, producing the protein MAVYLIAEVKDIVNKEKYDEYSQKIPPTLKKFGGQYLARGGKITVASGDWNPSWITMIKFESIDKFNAWWHSPEYKAIAMLREKASRTNVVVVEGV
- a CDS encoding GIY-YIG nuclease family protein is translated as MKRTGKFYVYIVECKDGTYYTGYTPDLKNRLKVHNSGKGAKYTRDRRPVNLVWHKKYKRFKPAFRLEKLIKQLTRPQKVALVNGRRLDRVLADAGIRRRRSREGENGGLLNSGS